AGGGCTGCACCGTCACCTTGGTGGTCGTCGGCCCCCGCTCCAGCTTGTACAGCGGCTGCAGGTTGCTCAGGCTGCCGGCCGGCGAGTGCCAGGCGCGCAGCGGCTCTCCCCGGTACGCGAGCGTCAGCGGCTGCCCGGCGCTGCCGGTGGACACCTGCGTGCAGACTCCGCCGTCCAGCCGGTCTCCATCGCAGAAGGCCAGGTCCAACGCGAGCCCGTAGGGCGTGCCGCCATCGGACAGGTTGTCCACCTCCCACTGCAGCTCCCAGGTGCGTTCGGCCGAGCCGCCGGGCAGTTGGAAGGAGAAGGTGTCCACGTCGGTGTTCACGGCCTCGTAATCCCCGGGGCCGCGCACGCCCTGCCCCTTCACGGGGTCGTTCCCGACGAGCCGTCCCTGGCCGTAGGAGATGGAGCCGTGCACCTCGAAGGCCGCACCGGTGGGCGGCGCGGGGAAGGTCGCGGCGGCATCATCGCTGGCCATCTGCACCTGCGGCCGGGGCGAGTCCATGCCCTCCGAGGGGTGACTGGCCTCGTCCGGGTCGTCCAACCACTCCACCTCCAGGCGGTAGTCCTTGTCGTCCGCCCAGTTGGTGCCCTCGTCCTGGACGAGGAAGTAGTAGCGCGAGGTGGTGGTGTGCGAAGGCACCGGCAGCGCGCCCCCGAAGTTGCGCAGGTTGGGGAGGTACTCGGACTCCTCGCGCGAGGAGCGCAGGCACAGCGGCGTGGCGTTGTTGCACCAGCCGTCCACCAGCGCCCTCACCGTCGAGTCCGTCCCGTAGCCATTGCCCTTGGGGCACACGTTGGCCTTGGTGACGCAGTCGGAGGCGGAGGAGCCCGTCACCTCGGTGAGGACGTACACCAGCCGGTCCGCGAGGCCGGGCAGCGGCGGGAAGCGGCCCCCCGAGGACAGGGGAACCAGCCGGTAGCGCAGCACGGTGGGCGCGGTGTTCGTCGCCACATCCACCGCGAACCAGTCCTTGTCTCCCATCGAGCCCAGGCGCCCGGTGAAGGATGTCCTGCCCGCCGAGGGGGTGCTCGTCGTGGCGGAAAGGGCGGCCACCTTCGCCCGGCTCTGGGTGTCGTTGCCGGTGGAGAGGTCGTTCGGGTCCGCCTCGTCCAGCACCTTCACCTCCAGCGTGTACTTCAGGCGCAGGTCTCCGGGCGGAGTCTGAGTGGAAGTGCCGCTGTTCCAGGCCTGCACCTGCACCTGCCACCTTCCCGCGGCCCCTCCCCGGCGCGCGGCGGCCAGGTCCGCGGCCAGCACGTTGGTGCGCACGCGCTCCTCGAACTCGGCGTTACCGTCCGGACGCAGCAACCTGTACGAGAGGATGTAGGCGGGGGGAGGCTCGGGCGGAGGGATGTTCGGCGCCGTCAGCCGCACGTAGACGATCTTCCCGGCCGGCACGTCGAAGGCGAAGCGGTCCACGTCCCCCGCGGTGGCCAGGTACCCGGAGCCGCTGCCCGCGAGGACGCCGCCCTGGTTCGTCAGTGCCACCGGCGTGGCCTTGTCCGCCGTGTCGTTGGGCTCGTTGGCGTCCGGGTTGTCCAGCACCTCCACCGTGAGGGTGTACGGGTTGCGCGCGTCGAAGCCGGGACGGCTCGGGTTGGCGGCCTCGTCGGAGAGCAGCAGCAGCAGCTTCGCGCCCGGCTGGGCGAAGGGGACGACGAACTCGATGGGCCTGGGCTGGCCCTGACCGTGCGAATCCACCAGGCGCGGTGCCAGAGCACCGCCGTCCTCCTTGAGGAGGCTGACGGCCAGGTTCACCGCGGTGATGGGCGTGGTGTAGACGGCGGTGACACGCACCAGCGAGCGCGGCCCCACGTCCGCGGGCATCTGCACGCTGTACCAGTCGCTGTCCCCCCCGAAGGAGATGTAGCGCTCCAGCGGCTGGCCGAGCGTGAGCTGGCACTCCGCCGAGGTGAGCGCCTCCTCACGGGTGTTGCAGAGGTCGGGCACCTCCTGCTCGCCCGCGTCCGACGAGTCGTCCGGATTCTGCGAGGGACAGGCGGTGAGCACGAGGAACACGAGCGGCAGCAGTCGCAGTCGGGCGGAGGGGGACATGGCAACCATGTGAGGCCCCGCCGGAGCGGGGGTGGGGGTTTCCGGGCGCCCTGCTCAGGGCGTGGTGGGAACGGGACGGCCGGGGCAGCCGTCGACGAAGTCCTCGGGGGTGACGCGGATGACGCCGTCCACGGGGGACTTGATGCCGCCCAGCGGGTAGCGCGCCCCCTGGAAGCGGAAGTGGCGCACCATCGTGCGCGCGGTGGGGTCGTCCGCGGGAATCATGGCGGCGGACAGGTAGAGGTCGTTGTAGCCCGCGCCGCGCAGCACCGTGCCCGCGTCGTCCGTGTCGCCCTGGGTGGGGGCCAGCAGCACGTTGTCCACGCGGAAGTCGTAGCACTGGCGACCCAGGTCATCCGGAGGCCCCGCCGCCTTCAGCGTGTAGCGGTAGCCGTCCGTGGACAGGTTCGCGGTGTCCACGTCCACCGGGCTCGTGTGCATGCGCAGCTCGGAGCGGCTCACCACGCCGTCGTTGTCCGGGTCCTGCTCCAGGTCGTTGCTCGCGCCCTGCGTACCCCCGAGCCACTCCACCCCGTCCGGGATGCCGTCCCTGTCACTGTCCACGCGCTCGGAGTTGGTGCCGATGAACTGCTCGTCGCAATCCAGCAGCCCATCGCAGTCCGAGTCCACGCCGCGCAGCGAGGGCGGACAGCCCGGGTCCAACCCGCCACCGTCCGGCCGGGCGTAGCCCAGCGGGTTGAAGTCCACGCCCAGCTCCCGGAAGCGCACCTCCACCCCGTCGCTGAAGCCATCCCCGTCGGTGTCCGCCTTCGCGGGGTCGGTGCGCACCTGGGCCTCGCGCTCGTCGGTGAGCCCGTCGCCGTCCGTGTCCGCCGTGTCCAGGGGGCTGCCCGAGGGCGCGGAGAAGTTGGAGGCCACCAGCTCCTTGAGGAGGAAGGAGCGCCGCACCTGGCCGAAGCGGAAGTCCAGGAAGTTGATGGGCTCGTCGTTGCGGAAGTCGCGGAAGTTGCCGCCGCCCAGCGCCGCCATCGTCGACAGCCGCTCCGCGTTCTGGTTGATGAGGAGCATGGGGCAGCCGCCGTCACCCGCGGTGCCATCGGGCAGCAGCTCGCACACCGTGCTGACCGGCTGGAGGGGCTGGAACACGTGCACCGTGTTGACGCGCACGTCCTCCACCAGGTCCTTGAGCTGGCGGATGCGCACCACGGCATCTCCTCGCAGCAGGTCCCTGTCCTGGTCCGTCGTGGGCCTGCCGTCGGAGAGGAAGATGACGGAGTAGCGCGCCTGGGCCAGCGCCTCCGCACCACCGGGCTCCAGCCGGCTGCGGGAGATGTCCCGGTTGATGAGCGAGTAGATGTCCGCCAGCGGCTTCACGAAGTCGGTGGCGTCGCGGTTGGGAGAGGTGTCCGGGTTGCGGTAGGTGAGCAGCCGCTGGACGAGGTTGAGGCGCTTGTTGTTGTCCAGCTCGGACACGCGCACGAAGCCGTCCTCCACGGTGGGCGGCGCGCCCGACTGGGTGAGGTAGGCCGTGGTGCTGCCGGCGAACACCATCACCGCCAGGTACACCTCGTCATCGGTGGGCAGGCTGTCGATGAGCTGCACCAGCGCGGTGGCCCGGGTGCCGTCCGGGTCGCTCACGTTCATGGACTGACTGGCGTCCAGGGCGGCGATGATCTTGATGGGCCGCACCACCTGGTTGGAGCCCACCGTGCACACCTGCCCCTCGAGGGCGACGGCACGGTCCACCGGCACCTCCTGGTCCCTCCGTCCGTCATAGAGGTAGGCGTCCGTGCAGGCCACCACCGCCACCACGCAGGCCAGCCCCAGCGACACCGCGACCGCAGCCCGGCTCATGGACGGGCCCCCACGCAGCGGTTGCGGTACTCGGTGTCCTCGTTGAGCTGGTCCGGTCTCACGAAGTTGCCGTCCTCCAGCGTCAGCTCGGGACCGAGCGGCGCGCGCACGCTCGGCGGCGCGTACTGGGCCCAGGCACAGGCGGTGCGCCAGACGCCGTAGTCGGTGGCCACGCCGCTCTCGGGAGCCTCGGCGAACCACACCTTGAAGAGGTTGAAGCCCTGCTGCACGCCCGCGCGCGAGGGCGGCGTGACGAGCTGCAGGTTGGAGACGGTGAAGTCGTAGCAGACGCGGCCGTTGGCCAGCACCTCGGCCTGCACCTCGTACTGGTAGCCCTGGCGCTCGTAGAAGGCCCGGTCCCGCCGCGTGGGGTTGCTCTCCGAGCGCAGCTCCAGCTCGTCCGGAATCCCATCCCCGTCCGTGTCGATGCCGGACGCATTGGGGGTGAGCGGATCCAACCCGTAGCGGGACTCCAGCAGGTCCGGCACGCCGTCACCGTCGCTGTCCACGATGCCCGAGTGCGTCTTCAGGTACGCCTCGGCGAACTGTGACAGGCCGTCTCCGTCCGTGTCCGCGCACCGGCAGCTGGGTGTCAGCGGAGACTGCGGATCGCACCCGCGCGTGTCCTTGGTATTGGCCGCCTTGAAGCCCTGGTCCGAGCGCAGCACCTCGAAGCCGTCGCTGAAGCAGTCCCCGTCACTGTCCTCCGTGAAGGTGTTGGTGCCCAGGGAGAAGCCGTTGTCCTGGGTGTCCGCCACTCCGTCGCCGTCGCTGTCCGTCTCGCGCGACTCCATGCCCGGTACCGCGGAGAGCGACTGCACCATCAGCGTCTTCATCACGTTGCGCGAGGCGAAGGACGAGTAGTCCAGCGCGCCCAGGCCCAGCTCGGAGATCTCCGTCCTGTTGTTGAACTCCTGGTACACGCCACCGCCCATCTCCGCGAAGCGCTTGAGCAGCCAGGAGGAGATCTTCTTGGCCTCCTGCGGGTAGCGGGCCGGGTCCACGCCCGGGTAGACGCCGTAGAGGTCCTGGCAGATGGGGCCGCACAGACGCACGGACTCCTCGTTGAAGAGGAGCACCGTGTGCATGCGGATGTCGCCGACGTTGTGCTGCTCCTTGAGCTCCATGAGCTGCCGCACGTAGCTGAAGAGCTGGAAGTTCTGGTTGCGGTCCGTGCCCGCGATGTAGCCAGTGATGGCGTCCGGATCCTCCGGGTCCATCAGGTTGCAGAACTCACGCGCGCTGGCCGAGTCCTCCCACGTCAGGTCCGGCTGGTCCGGCGAGGCGTACTGGCCGAGGGAGTCGTTGGCCGAGCAGCGCGGGTACGGCGTGCCGTCGGTGAGGAAGACGACGACGTAGCGGGTGCGCGGCAGCTCCGCCGGGCGCGTCTTGGCCACGTCGGTGATGTCGCCGGAGATGACCTTGTAGGCCTCGGCGAGCGCGCCCTGGTAGTCCGTGCCCTTGCCCAGCTGGCTCTGCAGCTGGCCGATGTACGAGTCGATGCCGGAGGCCGCGGTGGGCCGGGCGAAGCGGTTGCCCGTGCTACCGGGCCAGGGGTTGCGGATGTTCGTCTCGAAGGGGACGACGGAGACCTGCACGTTGGGCTGCGCGCGGAACTGATTCACCAGCCGGCGCAGCGCCCGCACCCGCGCGGGCTCGTCGGTCCCCTGCCCGAGGGCGAGGATCTCCGGGCGCTGGCAAAAGCCGGTGCCCTCCTGCGAGCCCGGCGGGTCCGACACGCACATGCTGCCGGACTGGTCGATGACGATGACCACCTTCACCGGGAAGCCGCTCGGGTCGGGCGTGCTGGAGCACACCCGGCCCTTGAGGGTGAGCCGGTCATCGATGTTGGACTGCTCCTGCGCGAGCGACTCGACGAGCGTATCGGTGCAGCCCGACAGGGCCAGGAGGCCCGCCACGAGCAGCGTCTGGAGTTTCAGGCGGCGCATTCGGTGCGGACCTCCTCGGGACGACGGGTTTTCAGGAGCGCCGACGGCGGCGCAGCAGGGCGGCCAGGGCAGCGCCCAGGGCGAGCCCTCCACCGGTGGCGGGGAAGGCGGAGCAGTTCCACCCGCTGAGGCTCTCGTTGGCCACCTGGAGGGCCAGCTCGGAGGTGGACTCGCGCCGGCCGGGGTAGGCGCGGTCGTCGAAGGCCAGCTTCGCGCGGAGCTGAAGGACGTAGTCGCCATCCTGGTCCGCGGTGAAGGTGGGCTTGTTGCCGTCGACATAGGCGTACTCCCAGTGGCGGCTCATGGTCACCGCGCCCTGGGGATTCTCCACCACGGACGAGGAGCCCTCGGGACGCTTCGTGACGGTCCAATTGTACTCGATGGCCACGCCGTTGCGGTTGGCGAACAGGGGCAGGCGCACCTTCTCGCCCTTCTTCAGCGCCAGCGTGCCGCCGCCGTGCACGGTGAAGGGAGACTTCGGATCCAGGCAGTTCTCGGGGTGCTGCGGGTCGATGACGACGCAGTAGCGCGCGTCGCACACGTCTCCCACGTGGTCCCCGTCGTCATCCGCCTGGTCGGTGTTGGCGTTGTCGGCGCAGTTGTCCTTGTCGTTGAGGATGCCGTCCTCATCCTTGTCGGGATCGCACGGGTCTCCCGCGCCATCCTGGTCCGTGTCGTGCTGGTTGGTGCTGGCCAGGGCGGGGCAGTTGTCGAAGCTGTCCAGGACGTTGTCCCCGTCGCGGTCCACGTTGCACAGGCTGCGGTCGTCCGGCAGCTTCTGGTCCGTGTTCTGCACGCGCGGGCAGTTGTCGTTGCCATCCAGGATGGAGTCGTCGTCGTCGTCCGTGTCGCACACGTCGCCCGGCGCGTCCCCGTCCAGGTTCTCCTGCTTGGGGTTGGGCACGAGCGGGCAGTTGTCGCTGGCGCCGGCCACCCCGTCGTTGTCCGGGTCCGGATCGCAGTCGTCGCCGATGCCGTCGCCGTCCGCGTCCTTCTGCTGGAGGTTGGCCAGCGCGGAGCAGTTGTCGCAGACGTTGCCCACCCCGTCGCTGTCGTCGTCCTCCTGGCCGCGGTTGGAGGAGAAGGGGCAGTTATCGTTGCCGTCCGACTTGCCGTCGCCGTCGCCGTCATCCGTGTAGGACAGCGTCTTGCCGTCGTCGGTGTAGGCCACCCAGACGGAGCAGCCGCAGCCACAGCCGCAGCCGCCACCCTCCTCCTTGGGACGGCCGCACTGTGTGCCCAGGCACTCCGGGTTGTCCGCGCCATTGGTCTGGGCCGGCGCTGGGGTCGGCATCAGGAAGAGCACTCCCATGGCGAGCACGGGGACGATACGAGCGAGTTTCATGGTGACTCCTTTCAGCGCCGAGCCATTAGCAAGAGTCGATCCGTCCGCCGGGCCTGGGGAAGGGCTGGAATTTCGCGGGGTTGCGCGCGGCGAAAAGCATGGAGGACAACGGGTGGGGGGCGGCCCCCCCAAGGGGCCTGGGGGGAGGACCCTACACCTGGGGGCTCAAGTCCCCAGGATGAAATCGTCGGGCGTGAAGGTGAGGGTGCCGGAGGGAGTGCGGCCCTCTTCCTCGGAGTAGCGCAGGGAGCGGATGTAGAGCGCGCCGATGCCAGAGCCGCGAGGGTCGTTGTCCCGGCCCACCTGCATATAGAGGTAGATGTCGTTGGTGCCGGAGGGGATGCGGCGGCCGGGGAAGATGGGGTTGGGCCGCTCGAGAGTGGGAACGAGGGTGACGTTCTCCGCGCGCACCGCGTAGCAGGCGCGGCCGTCCGCGGTGGGCTCCGCCTCGGCGAGGGAGTAGCCGTAGCCGCGCTCGGTCTGGAAGGCGATGTCGGCGCTGAGGGGGTCGCCATGGGCCTCCACCTCGGTGATGTTGGGGATGCCGTCGCGATCGCTGTCCAGCAGGTCCTCGGCGAGCAGGGGGTTGGTGTTGGCGAGGGCCTCGACGAGGTCCGGCAGGCCGTCGCCATCCGTGTCTCCCACGCAGGGGTCGGTGCCCAGCACGCGCTCCTCGCAGGTGTTGAGCCGGTCGCCGTCCTCGTCCAGCGCCGCGTTGCAGCCGGGGATGGGGTCCACGTGGCCCGGCGTGGGGTCCAACCCCATGCGCAGCTCGATGCCGTCCATGACCCCGTCCTGGTCGCTGTCGGGGATGGTCGGGTCCAGGCCGCGCGCCAGCTCGTCCGAGTCCGCCACCCCGTCGCCATCGCTGTCGGGCAGGAACTGGCCGGCGCGCACCACCACGTTGCGGTTGAAGGCCAGGAAGCGCTTCATCTTCAGGTTGCTCTGCAGCGACGCGTAGTCGAGGCCGCCGAGCGCGGTGGGCAGGCTGACGAAGTCCGTCGTCACCGCCTCGGTGCCTCCGGCGTTGGCGATGGCGGCCACCTGGGCGGCGGTATGGGCCTCGGCCGTGTTGCGCACGTAGACGGGCTGCACCGTCACCTCGCCGGCGCCGAACTGCTGGACGAGCGCCTTGAGCTCCCCGGTGACGGCCGCCAGCTCGCACTGGCTGCAGGCCGAGGAGTCCGGCAGGTTGCTGCAGCGCGAGTCGATGCCGGCGTTGAAGACGGGGCTCTCACAGCTGAGGTCCTCGCTCGTCACCACCAGGACGACGAGGTAGCGGGTGCGGGCCACGTCGCCGGGGCAGCTCGTCTGCATGTCTCCGGAGAGGATGCTCTTGGCCAGCTTCAGCGCCGAGCGCATGCTGGTGGGCCCCGACTCCTGGTAGGTGGCGTAGCGCGGGACGGAGGCCTGCAGGGCGGTGGCGTCGTCGAAGCGGCCCAGCAGGCCCGTGGCCACGGTGTGGAAGGCCACCAGGCTGAACTTGATGTAGGGCACGGAGAAGCGGCTGGCGAGCGTGCCGAGGGCCTCGGAGACGGAGCCCTTCATGTCCTCGGGGAGCCCCGCCCCGCCCTGCACGGCGAAGAGGACCTTGACGGGGAAGGCCTCGCCGCCGGCCAGCGGCACGCAGACGTTTCCGGTGAAGTCGGCCCGGTCCTTGCCGCTGGGGCCCCGCCCGTCGAGCGCATAGAGGCCGGCGTCGGAGCACGACAGCAACAGCACGGGAACCAGGAGCCAGGCGATCCGCGGGAGGGCGCTCATTCGGAGGGATTGTAGAACCCAGCCCCGGCGGGGAGCGCAAGTCCCTGGAGAATGGTGGGCCAATGTCTCGCGGATGCCCACAAGAGCCTCGGGTGAGGATATGGTGGGGGGAAGCACCCGTTTCCCGGCGGCCCTCCGCATGTACCTGCGCAGCCTCACGCTCCAGAACCTCAAGCTCCTGCGGGATGTCGCCATCTCCTTCACCCGTGACGATGGGGAGGTCCGCCCCTGGACCGTCCTCGTGGGGGAGAATGGGCTGTGCAAGACGACCATCCTCCAGGCCATCGCGCTCGCGGCGAGCGGCTCGTCGCTGGGCAGCGAGCTGGCGGATGTCACCTCGTTGCCGGACCGGCGCCTGCCCTCCACCGAGCTGATGCTCATCGGCGCCGAGTTCACCTTCGGCCAGGAGGGCCACAAGGCCCGGAGCTACCCCGGCCTGGAGACGAAGCACTCGCTGGCGCCCTTCGTGAGGAGCTCCATCGCGGCCAAGAACACCTGGCGTGAGCTGGTGGGCAGCTCGAGGTACGTAGGCGTCGAGCACACGCTCGTCTTCGATCCCATCCGCGAGGCGCGCCGCACGCAGCTGCCGGACTGGTTCGTCGCGGGTTATGGCACGGCACGCGCCCTGCCCCACCCCAAGTCCATCATCCAGGGGGAAGGGCTGTCGGACCCCATCAAGCAGCGCCTGGAGAACCTCTTCGGCCAGGGAAACCTGATCGCCACGGGCTTCGCCGACGTCTTCGAGCCGGCCCAGGCGAAGGCGTTCAGCCGGGTGCTGAGGCAGGTGCTCATCCAGGGCAAGCTGGTGCCGGGCGTCATCGACCTGGAGCTCCAGAGTCACGGAATCGTCCGCACCCGGAAGGACCTGGTGGACGCGCACTGCTTCGAGTTCCACCTGGGTGGCCACAAGGTGAAGATTCCGGCCACGTGGCTGTCGCAGGGGTACCAGGGGGCGATCGCGTGGCTGGCGGACCTCATCGGCCACATCCTCCTCGAGGCGGGCCGGCCGGTGGCGCCGGAGAAGATGGAGGGGCTGGTCCTCATCGACGAGTTGGATCTGCACCTGCATCCACGCTGGCAGGCCGCGCTCATTCCGGCGCTGAAGACCGTCTTCCCCCGGCTCCAGTTCGTCGCCACGACCCACTCGGCCATGACGCTGCCCGGGCTGGAGCAGGACGAGGTGCTCGTGCTCCGCCAGGACGAGGACGGCAACGTCTACGTCGCCCCGGCCCCCACGTCGCCCTCGTGGCTGACGGGCAGTGAGATCTTCGACGCGTTCTTCGACAGGAAGGGCACACCGCCCAAGGGCGCCGCGCCCCGCCGCAAGCCGCCCGCGCCGGAGAAGAAGCTGGCCCGGAAGACGGCGGCCAAGACGAAGCGGAAGTGAGGCAGGGCGACCTCCTCACTTCATAGGGGGGAACCATGCAACGAACAGGGCCCGGAGCTCGTCACGGGGCGAGCCGTCCGATGTTGGTGGTCGTGGGACTGGCACTTCTGGCTTCAGGGTGCGTGTCGACGAGTGCATCCCAGTACTCGGGCGGGTTCGCGCTCACACAGGTCGAGTGCAACCAGACGGACACCACGGTGAGCTGTTGTCTCAAGCAACACCCCGGGGAGTATGAGAGGTGCGGGGCGGTTGCTCCGAGCACTCCGCCCGCGCAGCCCAACTACCTCCCTCCGGGAGAGCCCCCATCGGAGTCCGCTCCGATTCCCGAGCTTCCGACCCAAGAGGAACGAGAGCGATGGGACAAGGAAATCTGCCGGCCCCATTACGCGAAGTGCATCCGCGCCGGAGGTGACAGCATCTACGGCCGAAAGAGGGGCGAGACCCAGTGTCAAGCCTGCTACGACGCCTGCAGACGGCACGGGTTCTGGCCTTGGAAAGCCAATGAGAAGCCTTGTCCGGGAGCGTGAGCATGGAGCACGCACGACAAGAGCGCGCCCCGACATTCGGCCAAGAGGTGGATGGTCTCTTCCTGAGGCTGATCGAGGCTCAGGCATCCTATGCGGAGTACAAACGCGAGCTGCTGAAGCTGGAGAAGCGTTGGCTTCAGAAGGTAAGGACCCCGGCTCAGCGCCTGCTGATACAGCGCAATATCACGAAAACCATTCTCACCGAGGCGTTCGCCTTCAACATGGGGTGGAAGGAGTTCGGCCCTTTGTTGCGACGACTCCAACGGCTTGGCTTTCGTGATCTCGGAATGCGTGTTCACGTCACCTGTCTCTACGTCCAATCGTTGGATCTGTTCCCAGAACGAGCCCGCGAAGCATGGGACATGCTGGACGACACGGAGCGGAAAGCGCTCCGCCTGCGCCGGGAGCATCCCCTTCGGCGGGAATATCTGGAGTCCATCAACCACGCGAAGAAGGTGGCACGGGTTCCACGGCCACCTTCCCGCTGAGACGACCCCCCCCCCTGCCTCTACAGCGTGAGGAGCCAGGCCAGCAGGTCGTCCTGCTCCTCGGGCGTGAGCGCCTTCATGTTCCCGTGCGCGGGGCCGGACATCTCCGCCACCGCGCGCAGCGCGAATCGCGTGCCCACCGCCAACCGGTTGCCGTCACGCACCTCGAAGCCCGCCGCCCCACTGCCCAGCATCGGCCAGATGTCCCATGCCCCTACCAGTGACGGCGGCGCGAATCCCGGCACCAGGTCCTGCTGCTCCAACCTCAATGGCAACGCGTTCGGCGTTCCCACCTCCTGGAAGCGCCCGCGCGTCCTCGGGTCCTGGTCCGTGGTGAAGAGCGGCGCGGGGTGGCACCCGGTGCAACCGCCCTTCCCCTCGAAGATCTCCCGGCCCGCCGCCGGCCTCCCGTGCCGCCCATCCGGCAACTCCACTGTCTCCCGTGGCGCGCCGTGCTCGTCCCGGAAGGGATTGGGCGGCGTGGGCATCAGGGACACGTAGAGGGTGAGCGCCTCCACCTCCGCGTCCGTGAGGTTCGGGTTGTGGAAGCGGTTGCGCCCGCCCACCGTGCGCATCGTCTCCGCCAGACTGAACGTGCTCGCCGGGGTGAAGTACGGCGGCGTGTCGCGGCTCCCGAGCGCCGTGGGCGAGCGGTAGATGCGCATCGGCCGCGTCTTCTCGAAGAAGACGCCTCCCGTATGGCCCTCGAGGTGGCACGCGTCGCAGCTCATCGCCGTGCGTCCCAGGTCCGCGTAGTAGAGCACCTGCCCCAACCGCCGCTTCGCCTGCGTGCGCATCTCCGTCACCGGCCACTGCCGCACCACCCGCGCGCGGCCGGCCCGGGCCTCGGACACGTCCACCACCGCCACCGTCCCCGTGTGCCGGTTGAGCACGTAGAGGGAGCGCCCGTCCGGCGCCAGCGCGAGCGACCGCGGCCCCGCGTGCAGCTCCACCCCGGCCCGTTTCGCCGTCCCGAAGTCCGCCGCCGGCCTCACCAGCGGCGTGCCCTCCGGCAGTGGCATGGCCACCTCCTGGAGCACCTCCAGCCGGCGCGCGTCCAGCACGCGCACCACGCCCAGCCCCACGTCCGCCGCGTACAGCAGCCCCGCCTCGTCATCGAGCGCCAGGCCCTCGGTGATGCCCGCGCCGAAGCCCCGGTGCCGCACCACCTCGCCGCGCTCCGGGTCCAACTCCGCCACGCCGCCGTTGGGGCTCACCTCCATGCGCTTCGCGTTGGGCCCCACGTTGGGCCCCAGGCTCGCCAGGAAGAGGCGGCCCTGCTTCTCCGAGGCCACCAGTCCCCGCGCGGCCTTGCCTCCCATCACCTGCGCGGAGAACCCCTCCGTCCCTCCCCCGAGGATGGGCACACCCGGCAGGGGCACCAGCGTCGACACGGGCGCGCCGTCCTCCTGCCGCAGCAGCTCCACCTGCCCCGTCTGCAGCCCCCCCACCGCGAGCAGCCCCTTCCAGCGCGCCAGCTGCCGGGGATTCGGGTCCACCCGCGCCGTCCACACCGCGTGCCCGTCCTCCAACGAGAGCGCGTGCACCGAGTCCCGCACGTGCTCGGCCACGAAGGCCACGCCACGAGCCCCATCCACCACGAGCCCCAGCGCCCCGGCTGGCGCGGGCAACACGCGCGGTGCGCTCCCGGGCACACCCAGCGAGTACAGGTGCAGCGCCCCCGCCCAACGGTGGGCCACCGCGAGCCACGGGCGCCCTCCCGTATCCTTATATGTCGAGAGCGCGCTCGGCCCATCCCCGGCCGCCAGCCGCTCCACGCGTCCGCTGGCCACGTCCAGCGCGAACACCGTGTCCGTCGGCGGCGAGGCGATGAACAGCGTGCCTCCCTCCGGAGAGAGCACCATCTCCGTCAGGTCCGGGAAGGCCGCGTCATTCACCACGGTGAGGCTCGCCTCTCCCTCGGTCTCCACCTCCGGGGGCCCGGCCAGCCGCGCCGTCACCACCGCCTGCACCTGCTCCGCCGGGATGCCCAGGTCC
This is a stretch of genomic DNA from Archangium violaceum. It encodes these proteins:
- a CDS encoding MtsA protein, which gives rise to MLAATGVVLWRHGARPGRVAHPRLDAVGPRLTSNQTSQPLAVHGEGLVPGLRLVLGPPLSRELPLTVLDSRHAYVRLPSDLGIPAEQVQAVVTARLAGPPEVETEGEASLTVVNDAAFPDLTEMVLSPEGGTLFIASPPTDTVFALDVASGRVERLAAGDGPSALSTYKDTGGRPWLAVAHRWAGALHLYSLGVPGSAPRVLPAPAGALGLVVDGARGVAFVAEHVRDSVHALSLEDGHAVWTARVDPNPRQLARWKGLLAVGGLQTGQVELLRQEDGAPVSTLVPLPGVPILGGGTEGFSAQVMGGKAARGLVASEKQGRLFLASLGPNVGPNAKRMEVSPNGGVAELDPERGEVVRHRGFGAGITEGLALDDEAGLLYAADVGLGVVRVLDARRLEVLQEVAMPLPEGTPLVRPAADFGTAKRAGVELHAGPRSLALAPDGRSLYVLNRHTGTVAVVDVSEARAGRARVVRQWPVTEMRTQAKRRLGQVLYYADLGRTAMSCDACHLEGHTGGVFFEKTRPMRIYRSPTALGSRDTPPYFTPASTFSLAETMRTVGGRNRFHNPNLTDAEVEALTLYVSLMPTPPNPFRDEHGAPRETVELPDGRHGRPAAGREIFEGKGGCTGCHPAPLFTTDQDPRTRGRFQEVGTPNALPLRLEQQDLVPGFAPPSLVGAWDIWPMLGSGAAGFEVRDGNRLAVGTRFALRAVAEMSGPAHGNMKALTPEEQDDLLAWLLTL
- a CDS encoding thrombospondin type 3 repeat-containing protein; the protein is MSALPRIAWLLVPVLLLSCSDAGLYALDGRGPSGKDRADFTGNVCVPLAGGEAFPVKVLFAVQGGAGLPEDMKGSVSEALGTLASRFSVPYIKFSLVAFHTVATGLLGRFDDATALQASVPRYATYQESGPTSMRSALKLAKSILSGDMQTSCPGDVARTRYLVVLVVTSEDLSCESPVFNAGIDSRCSNLPDSSACSQCELAAVTGELKALVQQFGAGEVTVQPVYVRNTAEAHTAAQVAAIANAGGTEAVTTDFVSLPTALGGLDYASLQSNLKMKRFLAFNRNVVVRAGQFLPDSDGDGVADSDELARGLDPTIPDSDQDGVMDGIELRMGLDPTPGHVDPIPGCNAALDEDGDRLNTCEERVLGTDPCVGDTDGDGLPDLVEALANTNPLLAEDLLDSDRDGIPNITEVEAHGDPLSADIAFQTERGYGYSLAEAEPTADGRACYAVRAENVTLVPTLERPNPIFPGRRIPSGTNDIYLYMQVGRDNDPRGSGIGALYIRSLRYSEEEGRTPSGTLTFTPDDFILGT
- a CDS encoding AAA family ATPase produces the protein MYLRSLTLQNLKLLRDVAISFTRDDGEVRPWTVLVGENGLCKTTILQAIALAASGSSLGSELADVTSLPDRRLPSTELMLIGAEFTFGQEGHKARSYPGLETKHSLAPFVRSSIAAKNTWRELVGSSRYVGVEHTLVFDPIREARRTQLPDWFVAGYGTARALPHPKSIIQGEGLSDPIKQRLENLFGQGNLIATGFADVFEPAQAKAFSRVLRQVLIQGKLVPGVIDLELQSHGIVRTRKDLVDAHCFEFHLGGHKVKIPATWLSQGYQGAIAWLADLIGHILLEAGRPVAPEKMEGLVLIDELDLHLHPRWQAALIPALKTVFPRLQFVATTHSAMTLPGLEQDEVLVLRQDEDGNVYVAPAPTSPSWLTGSEIFDAFFDRKGTPPKGAAPRRKPPAPEKKLARKTAAKTKRK